From the Roseateles sp. XES5 genome, one window contains:
- a CDS encoding PleD family two-component system response regulator gives MTARILVVDDIPANVKLLEARLLAEYFDVLTAENGYDALSICERTQVDLILLDIMMPGIDGFEVCERLKANPRTSHIPVVMVTALDQPSDRVRGLKAGADDFLTKPVNDLQLMSRVKSLVRLKTLTDELRMRAATARAISLEDGLDSNLGDEPGDVLLVDGRASSQERIARALKPVADVTCMSDPQAALFQAAESNYELVIVNANFEDYDPLRLCSQLRSLERTRFLPILLIAEQGDDEMIVRALDLGVTDYLMRPIDPNELIARSLTQIRRKRCNDRLRASVRQTIELAVTDGLTGLHNRRYLDNHMKLLIDRATARSRPLSVCITDIDRFKLVNDTYGHDAGDAVLREFANRVRSAVRGADLACRYGGEEFVLVMPDTPAEMAASVAERLRMIVEREPFRIPGTDVFLPVTASLGISSILPAGDSPEALLKRADTALYEAKRSGRNRVVAAAA, from the coding sequence ATGACGGCACGTATCCTCGTCGTCGACGACATCCCGGCCAATGTGAAGCTGCTCGAAGCCCGGTTGCTGGCAGAGTATTTCGACGTGCTGACGGCCGAGAACGGCTACGACGCGCTCTCGATCTGCGAACGCACCCAGGTCGACCTCATCCTCCTCGACATCATGATGCCCGGTATCGACGGTTTCGAGGTCTGCGAGCGGCTGAAGGCCAATCCGCGCACCTCCCATATTCCCGTCGTCATGGTGACGGCCCTCGACCAGCCGTCGGACCGCGTGCGGGGCCTCAAGGCCGGCGCCGACGACTTCCTCACCAAGCCGGTCAACGACCTGCAGCTCATGTCGCGCGTCAAGAGCCTCGTGCGGCTGAAGACGCTGACGGACGAGCTGCGCATGCGCGCCGCGACCGCCCGCGCCATCTCGCTGGAAGACGGCCTCGACAGCAATCTCGGCGACGAGCCGGGCGACGTGCTGCTCGTCGACGGGCGCGCCTCCTCGCAGGAGCGCATCGCCCGCGCGCTGAAGCCGGTCGCCGACGTCACCTGCATGTCCGATCCGCAGGCGGCGCTCTTCCAGGCGGCCGAAAGCAATTACGAACTCGTGATCGTCAATGCCAATTTCGAGGATTACGATCCGCTTCGCCTCTGCTCGCAGCTCCGGTCGCTGGAGCGCACGCGCTTCCTGCCGATCCTGCTGATCGCCGAACAGGGCGACGACGAAATGATCGTGCGCGCGCTCGATCTCGGCGTGACGGACTATCTGATGCGGCCGATCGATCCGAACGAACTGATCGCCCGCAGCCTCACCCAGATCCGCCGCAAGCGCTGCAACGACCGTCTGCGCGCCAGCGTGCGCCAGACCATCGAGCTTGCCGTCACCGACGGCCTGACGGGGCTGCACAACCGTCGCTACCTCGACAACCACATGAAGCTGCTGATCGACCGCGCGACGGCCCGCAGCCGCCCGCTGTCGGTCTGCATCACCGATATCGACCGCTTCAAGCTGGTCAACGACACCTATGGCCACGATGCCGGCGACGCCGTGCTGCGTGAATTCGCCAACCGCGTCCGCTCGGCCGTGCGCGGCGCCGACCTTGCCTGCCGCTATGGCGGGGAGGAGTTCGTGCTGGTCATGCCCGATACGCCGGCCGAGATGGCGGCAAGCGTTGCCGAGCGGCTGCGCATGATCGTCGAGCGCGAGCCTTTCCGCATTCCCGGCACCGATGTCTTCTTGCCCGTTACTGCCTCGCTCGGCATCTCGTCCATCCTGCCGGCGGGCGATAGTCCGGAAGCCTTGCTGAAGCGCGCGGACACGGCGCTTTACGAAGCCAAGCGTTCGGGCCGCAACCGGGTTGTGGCGGCCGCGGCCTGA
- a CDS encoding response regulator, with amino-acid sequence MPKQVMIVEDNELNMKLFRDLIEASGYTTIQTRNGMEALDLARKHRPDLILMDIQLPEVSGLEVTKWLKEDDELHVIPVIAVTAFAMKGDEERIRQGGCEAYVSKPISVPKFIETIKTYLGDA; translated from the coding sequence ATGCCCAAGCAAGTGATGATAGTCGAGGACAACGAGCTCAACATGAAGCTCTTCCGGGACCTCATCGAGGCGTCCGGCTATACGACGATCCAGACCCGCAATGGCATGGAAGCCCTTGATCTCGCGCGCAAACATCGCCCGGACCTGATCCTGATGGACATCCAGCTGCCGGAGGTTTCGGGCCTGGAAGTCACCAAGTGGCTGAAGGAGGACGACGAACTCCACGTCATCCCCGTGATCGCCGTCACGGCCTTCGCGATGAAGGGCGACGAGGAGCGAATCAGGCAGGGCGGTTGCGAGGCCTATGTCTCCAAGCCCATTTCGGTCCCGAAGTTCATCGAGACCATCAAGACCTATCTCGGCGACGCGTGA
- a CDS encoding DNA polymerase IV, producing the protein MSTAATRFSGFCRDCLSGQPAALRRCRACGSPRLVYHDELFDLTLAHIDCDAFYASIEKRDNPELADKPVIIGGGKRGVVSTACYVARIHGVRSAMPMFKALEACPNAVVISPNMEKYVKVGREVRAMMQDLTPLVQPLSIDEAFLELRGTERLHHDPPARVLARFAQRVEKEVGITISIGLSYCKFLAKVASDLNKPRGFSVIGAAEALDFLRDKPVRLIWGVGKAFAETLERDGIRTVGQLQTMEESDLMRRYGVMGKRLFHLSRGQDDREVHINDAAKSVSAETTFFDDLSSHDELVAHLRRLSEKVATRLRKSGIAGHTVVLKLKTADFKSRTRNRKLEDPTMLADRIFRTGMELLRKETDGTKFRLIGIGVSDLTDPGRADPPDLVDPAAARRAAAEAAMNTLRDKFGKASVETGYTFGKSGPERFHGKLTVKTGGKIGDPSE; encoded by the coding sequence ATGAGCACCGCCGCAACGCGTTTTTCGGGCTTCTGTCGCGACTGCCTTTCCGGGCAGCCCGCCGCCCTGCGCCGTTGCCGGGCCTGCGGCAGCCCGCGCCTCGTCTATCATGACGAGCTCTTCGACCTGACGCTCGCCCATATCGACTGCGACGCCTTCTATGCCTCGATCGAAAAACGCGACAATCCGGAGCTCGCCGACAAGCCGGTGATCATCGGCGGCGGCAAGCGCGGCGTCGTCTCCACCGCCTGCTATGTCGCGCGCATCCACGGCGTGCGCTCGGCCATGCCGATGTTCAAGGCGCTGGAGGCCTGCCCGAACGCCGTGGTCATCAGCCCGAACATGGAGAAATACGTGAAGGTCGGGCGCGAGGTGCGCGCCATGATGCAGGACCTGACGCCGCTGGTGCAGCCCCTGTCCATCGACGAGGCCTTCCTGGAGCTGCGCGGCACCGAGCGGCTGCACCACGATCCCCCTGCCCGCGTGCTTGCCCGCTTCGCCCAGCGCGTGGAGAAAGAGGTGGGCATCACCATCTCCATCGGCCTTTCCTACTGCAAGTTCCTCGCCAAGGTCGCCTCCGACCTCAACAAGCCGCGCGGCTTTTCCGTCATCGGCGCGGCGGAGGCGCTGGACTTCCTGCGCGACAAACCGGTGCGCCTCATCTGGGGCGTCGGCAAGGCCTTTGCCGAGACGCTGGAGCGCGACGGCATCCGCACCGTCGGCCAGCTCCAGACCATGGAGGAAAGCGACCTGATGCGCCGCTACGGCGTGATGGGCAAGCGGCTGTTCCACCTGTCGCGCGGCCAGGACGACCGCGAGGTGCATATCAACGACGCGGCCAAGAGCGTTTCGGCGGAAACCACCTTCTTCGACGATCTCTCCAGCCACGACGAGCTCGTCGCGCATCTGCGGCGGCTCAGCGAGAAGGTGGCGACGCGCCTGCGCAAGTCCGGCATTGCCGGCCATACCGTCGTGCTCAAGCTGAAGACCGCCGACTTCAAGAGCCGCACGCGCAACCGCAAGCTCGAAGACCCGACCATGCTGGCCGACCGGATCTTCCGCACCGGCATGGAGCTTCTGCGCAAGGAGACGGACGGCACGAAGTTCCGGCTGATCGGCATCGGCGTTTCCGACCTCACCGACCCCGGCCGGGCCGACCCGCCCGACCTCGTCGATCCGGCCGCCGCGCGCCGCGCCGCCGCGGAGGCGGCGATGAACACGCTGCGCGACAAGTTCGGCAAGGCGAGCGTGGAGACCGGCTATACGTTCGGCAAATCGGGCCCTGAGCGCTTTCACGGAAAGTTGACCGTGAAGACGGGCGGAAAAATCGGCGACCCCAGCGAATAA
- the rpmG gene encoding 50S ribosomal protein L33, which produces MAKATTIKIKLLSTADTGFFYVTTKNSRTMTEKMTKTKYDPVVKKHVEFKETKIK; this is translated from the coding sequence ATGGCCAAGGCTACCACCATCAAGATCAAGCTGCTGTCGACGGCCGACACCGGTTTCTTCTACGTGACCACGAAGAACAGCCGTACGATGACGGAAAAGATGACCAAGACGAAGTACGATCCGGTCGTCAAGAAGCACGTCGAATTCAAGGAAACCAAGATCAAGTAA
- a CDS encoding DUF3572 domain-containing protein yields the protein MTKAAEETAVAILGWLAGEPDLLSRFLSLTGVSPEQVRHAVNDPGFLAGLVDFLMGHEPTLLAFSAATGIAPEAVVHAHAVLTGPYGNDDF from the coding sequence GTGACGAAGGCTGCCGAAGAGACCGCCGTCGCCATTCTCGGATGGCTCGCCGGCGAACCGGATCTGCTGTCGCGTTTCCTGTCGCTGACCGGCGTTTCACCCGAGCAGGTGCGCCACGCGGTGAACGATCCGGGCTTCCTCGCCGGCCTCGTCGACTTCCTCATGGGCCACGAGCCGACCCTCCTCGCCTTCAGCGCGGCGACGGGCATCGCGCCGGAAGCGGTGGTGCATGCCCATGCGGTGCTGACCGGCCCGTATGGCAACGACGATTTCTGA